One Mycoavidus sp. B2-EB genomic region harbors:
- the ldcA gene encoding muramoyltetrapeptide carboxypeptidase, producing MNKNFNVSLVAPSGYPLEASTVHRGLERLCAYGCALEHTAAAQRRFQRFAGTDEERAADLNRLIDPAQERPDIVLAVRGGYGATRILPKLDYAGLRRRFAGTSTAFVGHSDFTAIQMALLARSGLITFGGPTLCSHFGAETMPEFTLHHFWQALESAQIQLTSNVCQAQSVNVSGTLWGGNLAVLVSLIGTPYLPQIEGGILFIEDINEHPFRLERMVYQLHFAGVLARQQALVLGDFSGIRLAPHDNGYDFMAMVEQIRTVIGIPVVTGLPFGHCADLVTLPVGASAQLVAHAQGFRLTVSDYPHL from the coding sequence ATGAACAAAAATTTTAACGTAAGTTTAGTCGCGCCATCCGGTTATCCGCTAGAAGCGAGCACTGTGCACCGTGGGCTTGAGCGGTTGTGTGCATATGGTTGTGCCCTTGAGCATACGGCAGCCGCGCAGCGACGTTTTCAGCGGTTTGCGGGCACTGATGAGGAGCGCGCGGCTGATCTCAATCGATTGATTGACCCAGCGCAGGAGCGCCCAGATATTGTGCTTGCAGTGCGCGGTGGCTATGGCGCAACGCGGATTTTACCTAAGCTAGATTACGCCGGGCTACGGCGCCGCTTTGCAGGCACGTCAACGGCATTTGTGGGTCATAGTGACTTTACGGCAATTCAAATGGCGTTGTTGGCTCGTTCCGGTTTAATCACCTTTGGCGGTCCGACTTTATGCAGCCATTTTGGTGCTGAAACGATGCCTGAATTTACTTTGCATCATTTTTGGCAAGCCCTGGAGTCTGCACAAATTCAGTTAACCAGTAACGTGTGTCAGGCGCAGTCGGTCAACGTCAGCGGCACGCTCTGGGGCGGAAATTTGGCGGTGCTTGTATCATTAATTGGTACCCCGTATCTGCCACAAATCGAGGGTGGCATACTGTTTATCGAAGATATTAATGAGCATCCGTTTCGACTGGAGCGGATGGTGTATCAGTTACATTTTGCTGGCGTGCTGGCCCGTCAGCAGGCACTGGTACTCGGTGATTTTAGCGGAATTCGGCTAGCGCCACATGATAACGGCTACGATTTTATGGCGATGGTTGAGCAGATACGGACTGTCATTGGGATTCCAGTTGTGACCGGTTTGCCATTCGGGCATTGCGCTGATCTGGTCACTTTGCCAGTGGGCGCGTCTGCGCAGTTGGTTGCGCATGCGCAAGGCTTTAGGTTGACGGTGAGTGACTATCCACACTTATAA
- the tadA gene encoding tRNA adenosine(34) deaminase TadA, with product MMAPYTEQDTHFMALALTAAREAQSSGEVPVGAVVVYDKQVIATGFNQPIGQHDPSAHAEMNALRAAAQALGNYRLPECELYVTLEPCLMCAGAMIHARIARVVFGAYDPKTGVGGSVLDVFSNTQLNHQTRISGGVLAPECAQLLTRFFADRRCALRAARRLK from the coding sequence ATGATGGCACCTTACACTGAACAGGATACGCATTTTATGGCGCTGGCTCTTACCGCTGCGCGTGAAGCCCAGAGCAGTGGTGAAGTGCCAGTGGGGGCTGTGGTTGTGTATGATAAACAAGTGATTGCGACCGGTTTTAATCAGCCTATTGGTCAACATGATCCATCTGCGCATGCTGAAATGAACGCGCTGCGCGCTGCAGCGCAGGCACTTGGCAATTACCGCTTACCCGAATGTGAGCTCTATGTAACGCTCGAACCTTGCCTGATGTGCGCAGGGGCGATGATCCATGCGCGGATTGCGCGGGTCGTGTTTGGCGCGTACGATCCTAAAACCGGGGTAGGGGGGAGTGTGTTAGATGTATTTTCTAATACGCAATTGAATCATCAGACCAGAATCAGTGGCGGAGTGCTGGCTCCGGAGTGTGCGCAATTATTGACCCGTTTTTTTGCGGATCGACGGTGCGCATTACGAGCTGCACGGCGGTTAAAGTAA